From the Acetobacter aceti genome, one window contains:
- a CDS encoding HAMP domain-containing sensor histidine kinase: MKRWSLASRIVSGTLVIVLGALVLLSILVAAFTRYEVTERLDNSLQEVAERLEFVISELDRSGPGSATPGGQIAQLPGVNRRTLAYQIATMDGRLEVRSQNAPETLFVPHLATGFYNIPLFRVYVVPSASGRHYILVGEPTFHRNEAVRRAILISVLPMVLFFPAIWVLVRWRVRHAMRPLTSLQYEIRSRGGSNLAPVPPLDLPEELVSIHSAVNLLLERLKMALSTERAFAANAAHELRNPVGGLLAQVQVLRKLLMGSDYEERIATIMQQARRIGRMMEKLLQLSRATSGIALAGRMFDLVPVIRFLAEELEREKDQSIEFSGSSHLMIRGDMDATGILFRNLLENAVLHGSSAQAVSVIITQDHKVLICNDCEPLAPDVLQNMEKPFVRGKTDAEGSGLGMAIARQISQQLHADMTVSSPIPGTARGVLVTVRLQISEIEECV; the protein is encoded by the coding sequence ATGAAGCGTTGGAGCCTGGCATCCCGTATCGTGTCCGGCACACTGGTTATCGTGCTGGGTGCGCTGGTGCTTCTCAGTATTCTTGTTGCGGCCTTTACCCGTTACGAAGTCACGGAGCGCCTCGACAACTCGCTACAGGAAGTGGCCGAACGTCTGGAATTTGTTATCAGTGAGTTGGACAGGAGTGGTCCGGGTTCCGCCACTCCGGGTGGTCAGATCGCGCAGCTCCCCGGAGTGAACCGGCGGACACTGGCCTATCAAATTGCCACAATGGACGGTCGCCTTGAGGTCAGGTCGCAGAACGCTCCGGAAACGCTGTTTGTTCCGCACCTTGCAACGGGATTTTACAATATCCCGTTATTCAGGGTGTATGTTGTGCCATCAGCATCCGGTCGCCATTACATTCTGGTGGGTGAGCCGACTTTTCACAGAAATGAAGCCGTCAGGCGGGCTATTCTGATTTCAGTGCTGCCTATGGTGCTCTTCTTTCCGGCGATCTGGGTGCTGGTCCGCTGGCGCGTCCGTCACGCCATGCGTCCCCTGACAAGCCTTCAGTATGAAATCAGAAGCCGCGGCGGATCAAATCTGGCTCCTGTTCCTCCACTGGATCTTCCCGAAGAACTTGTGTCCATTCACTCCGCCGTCAACCTCCTGCTGGAACGTCTGAAAATGGCGCTTTCGACCGAACGCGCCTTTGCTGCCAATGCAGCGCATGAACTGCGTAATCCGGTGGGTGGGCTTCTTGCCCAGGTTCAGGTTCTCAGAAAACTCCTCATGGGATCGGATTATGAAGAGCGGATAGCGACCATCATGCAGCAGGCCCGCAGAATTGGCCGGATGATGGAAAAACTGCTTCAGCTTTCACGCGCAACATCGGGGATCGCTCTGGCAGGGCGCATGTTCGATCTGGTGCCCGTCATTCGCTTTCTGGCAGAAGAACTTGAACGGGAAAAAGACCAGTCGATTGAATTCTCGGGATCATCGCATCTCATGATCCGGGGCGATATGGATGCAACAGGCATTCTTTTTCGCAACCTTCTTGAAAACGCTGTTCTTCATGGTTCATCCGCGCAAGCCGTCAGTGTGATCATCACGCAAGATCATAAAGTCCTGATCTGTAATGATTGCGAACCGCTTGCACCTGACGTATTGCAGAATATGGAAAAGCCTTTCGTCAGAGGAAAGACAGATGCCGAAGGTAGCGGCCTCGGCATGGCGATCGCGCGGCAGATATCACAGCAACTGCATGCCGACATGACCGTGAGTTCGCCTATTCCAGGAACGGCCAGAGGCGTTCTGGTGACAGTTCGATTGCAGATCAGCGAGATCGAGGAGTGCGTCTGA
- a CDS encoding aldo/keto reductase produces the protein MEYRLLGRSGLKVSTLILGTMTFGGKGEFAKTGNTDLNGARRQIDMALDAGVNMLDTADIYSDGTSEDIIGEALDSVRRNRVMLATKARFPTGDKGPNDRGLSRHHLIRACEASLQRLRTDHIELYWCHEWDGLTPVDEILAALDHLQASGKIGYVGVSNFSGWHIMKLLAAAEKNNTVRPVAQQIHYTLQAREAEYELLPIAADQGVDAVIWSPLAGGLLSGKYRRGKPEPEGTRKAAQWSEPPVRDVEALYDIVEVLIEVATHYDGASPAQVALAWLLTRPGVHSLVIGARTETQLTDNLKSASLVLHEDDIAKLETVSRPPLIYPYWHQVSTASDRLSEADLVLLKPFLEK, from the coding sequence ATGGAATACCGTCTTCTTGGTCGGTCCGGCCTGAAAGTCTCAACGCTGATTCTCGGCACGATGACATTCGGAGGGAAAGGCGAATTCGCCAAAACCGGAAATACCGACCTGAATGGAGCAAGGCGCCAGATCGACATGGCGCTCGATGCGGGCGTGAACATGCTTGATACGGCCGATATCTATTCTGACGGCACCTCCGAGGACATCATTGGTGAAGCTCTGGATAGCGTTCGGCGCAATCGCGTCATGCTCGCAACGAAGGCGCGTTTCCCGACAGGTGACAAAGGACCGAACGACCGCGGCCTGTCACGGCATCATCTGATCAGAGCCTGTGAAGCCAGCCTGCAACGCCTCCGCACGGATCACATCGAACTTTACTGGTGCCATGAATGGGATGGTCTGACGCCGGTGGATGAAATCCTTGCCGCGCTCGACCATCTTCAGGCTTCCGGCAAGATCGGTTATGTCGGGGTTTCCAATTTCTCCGGCTGGCACATCATGAAACTGCTTGCCGCAGCAGAGAAGAACAACACTGTCCGTCCCGTCGCGCAGCAGATTCACTATACGTTGCAGGCTCGTGAAGCCGAGTATGAGCTGCTGCCGATCGCCGCTGATCAGGGTGTGGATGCGGTAATCTGGTCACCGCTGGCCGGCGGTCTTCTCAGTGGCAAATATCGACGCGGCAAACCTGAACCCGAAGGCACGCGCAAGGCGGCGCAGTGGAGTGAACCTCCGGTCCGCGATGTGGAAGCTCTTTATGACATCGTTGAAGTTCTCATCGAGGTCGCGACCCATTATGATGGTGCTTCTCCCGCGCAGGTCGCCCTTGCCTGGCTTCTGACCCGACCGGGCGTGCACAGTCTGGTTATCGGAGCGCGCACCGAAACGCAGCTCACCGACAATCTGAAATCTGCCTCTCTTGTGCTGCATGAAGATGATATCGCAAAACTTGAAACCGTCAGTCGCCCGCCATTGATTTATCCCTACTGGCATCAGGTCTCGACGGCATCTGATCGTCTTTCCGAGGCTGACCTCGTTCTTCTCAAGCCGTTTTTAGAAAAATGA
- a CDS encoding DUF2945 domain-containing protein, with the protein MPSQTFQIGDIVSWNSEAGYVSGRIRAIHTEPFLVNGYQHHATSEHPQYEIESLKTSHIAFHKGTALTLVE; encoded by the coding sequence ATGCCGTCACAAACTTTCCAGATCGGAGATATCGTATCCTGGAACTCGGAAGCAGGATACGTCAGTGGACGGATCAGAGCCATTCATACGGAGCCCTTTCTGGTCAACGGCTATCAGCATCACGCAACGTCAGAACACCCTCAATATGAAATAGAAAGCCTTAAAACCAGCCATATCGCCTTTCACAAAGGCACGGCCCTGACCCTTGTAGAGTAA
- a CDS encoding amidohydrolase family protein — translation MRRFLLTTAAFLFSAPALAAPVSITALTHIRIIDGTVSPPIEDATLVIQGDRILAAGKNISIPRHAKILDRTGDTVLPGIISDHSHVGQYEGVTTGSQFYTRPIIISELEQYRRYGVTTITALGNNAPDVFDPLRREAHAGKTPADLFGVDQGIGVPKGAPPVNVAADQLFRPKTPNEARQNVDTMADEGTDLIKIWVDDFDGALPVKMSPDIISAVVDESHKRHLRVAAHIHDLDDAEHVIAAGVDILAHGIRDKPVPAALIEKLKSGGIWYIATLQLDEASIAWADQAPWTKTPFTLAGLSMPLLQQVSDPAWQQKHTTGKQADFARTSLAMNLRNLKTLYDAGVKIGFGTDSGAMPLRVPGVAEHRELALTVQAGLTPLTAIHIATQNAADLLHLSDRGVIAAGKRADLLVVSGNPAVTIGDTDRIVETWENGTATAGPIPLNSEGKN, via the coding sequence GACCACAGCAGCATTTCTGTTCTCTGCGCCTGCTCTCGCAGCCCCTGTGTCCATTACAGCCCTGACGCATATCCGTATCATCGACGGCACGGTATCCCCGCCCATTGAAGACGCCACACTTGTCATACAGGGCGACCGCATTCTGGCGGCCGGAAAAAACATCAGCATTCCTCGCCATGCCAAAATTCTGGATCGTACCGGTGACACTGTCCTGCCTGGCATTATCTCCGATCACAGTCATGTCGGACAATATGAAGGCGTGACAACGGGCTCACAATTTTATACCCGCCCCATCATTATCTCGGAACTTGAGCAGTATCGCCGTTACGGTGTGACGACCATCACGGCCCTCGGCAACAACGCGCCCGATGTGTTCGATCCCCTGCGACGGGAAGCCCATGCAGGGAAGACGCCCGCTGATCTTTTCGGCGTGGATCAGGGCATCGGCGTCCCCAAGGGAGCCCCCCCGGTCAATGTCGCGGCTGATCAGCTGTTTCGCCCGAAAACCCCGAACGAAGCCCGCCAAAATGTAGATACAATGGCGGATGAGGGCACTGATCTGATCAAGATCTGGGTGGATGATTTTGATGGCGCCCTGCCTGTGAAAATGTCTCCGGACATTATCTCCGCTGTCGTGGATGAATCCCACAAGCGTCACCTGCGTGTCGCAGCACATATCCATGATCTCGACGACGCCGAGCACGTTATTGCGGCCGGCGTGGATATTCTCGCCCACGGCATTCGGGATAAACCCGTCCCCGCCGCTCTGATCGAAAAGCTGAAATCCGGCGGGATCTGGTACATCGCGACCCTGCAACTCGACGAAGCCAGCATCGCATGGGCCGATCAGGCTCCCTGGACCAAAACCCCCTTCACTCTTGCCGGGCTGTCGATGCCTCTTCTTCAGCAGGTGAGCGACCCGGCCTGGCAGCAGAAACACACGACCGGCAAGCAGGCGGACTTTGCCCGCACGTCCCTTGCAATGAATCTGCGAAATCTCAAGACGCTGTATGATGCGGGCGTCAAAATCGGCTTCGGGACAGACAGTGGCGCCATGCCGCTGCGAGTGCCCGGTGTGGCTGAACATCGCGAGCTTGCCCTGACTGTTCAGGCTGGGCTGACACCGCTCACCGCCATTCATATCGCCACACAGAATGCTGCCGATCTGCTGCATCTGTCTGATCGGGGCGTCATTGCGGCCGGAAAGCGCGCCGATCTTCTGGTGGTCTCAGGAAACCCCGCAGTCACTATCGGAGATACCGACAGGATTGTGGAAACATGGGAAAACGGAACAGCCACGGCTGGTCCGATTCCGCTGAATTCAGAAGGAAAGAACTGA
- a CDS encoding L-dopachrome tautomerase-related protein, with protein sequence MKKLIPHLIAGAVCVTAISAAQGAAPAITSNLDPAFGASGKVEIVASLSAPDPSGIAVVNNRLFLTFPKHDGDHAGPVLAEWRDGQLVPFPSFAFSESMQGDPASRLVSPHGMTTDTQGNIWVIDDGKIKGHPIPAGGAKVVGINPATGQIIASVILKDALLPDSHMNDLRVDLTHGAKGTAFIADSSFGGHPALVVVDLATGQQRRVLAGHVSTMPDKGYQTVLDGRVLHYDPQHPTFPAGGADGITLSTDSRTLYYSPLASRRLYSLPTAKLADFSVTSEELAQLVVDEGEKGAADGLATDPWNRIYTTAADHDAIFRRNPDGGFELIATDPRFVWPDGIFADSRYVYVVLGQWSRLPRLHDGHDLRKPPFLVAKVPIAPPSSQ encoded by the coding sequence ATGAAAAAACTGATCCCTCATCTCATTGCCGGTGCGGTCTGCGTCACCGCGATTTCCGCCGCACAGGGCGCGGCGCCTGCGATCACCAGCAATCTGGATCCAGCCTTTGGCGCCAGCGGCAAAGTCGAGATTGTCGCTTCCCTCTCAGCCCCGGATCCATCTGGCATCGCTGTCGTCAATAATCGTCTTTTCCTGACCTTCCCCAAGCATGATGGCGATCATGCGGGACCGGTGCTGGCCGAATGGAGAGATGGACAACTGGTCCCCTTCCCCTCCTTTGCTTTTTCGGAATCGATGCAGGGCGACCCGGCGTCCCGCCTTGTCTCTCCGCACGGCATGACCACGGATACACAGGGCAATATCTGGGTCATTGACGACGGAAAAATCAAGGGTCACCCGATCCCCGCGGGCGGTGCGAAAGTTGTCGGCATCAATCCGGCAACAGGTCAGATCATCGCCAGCGTGATCCTGAAAGACGCCCTCCTGCCCGACAGTCATATGAATGACTTGCGCGTCGATCTGACACATGGCGCGAAGGGCACGGCGTTCATCGCTGACAGTTCTTTCGGTGGTCATCCTGCGCTCGTCGTCGTGGATCTTGCCACAGGTCAGCAGAGGAGAGTTCTGGCAGGACACGTCTCCACAATGCCTGACAAAGGGTATCAGACTGTTCTTGACGGACGGGTTCTGCATTATGATCCTCAACACCCGACATTTCCGGCGGGCGGCGCGGATGGAATAACGCTCTCCACGGACTCCCGGACACTCTACTACTCCCCACTGGCGAGCCGTCGTCTCTACAGCCTGCCCACAGCGAAACTGGCCGATTTTTCCGTCACCTCGGAGGAACTCGCTCAGCTTGTTGTCGATGAAGGCGAGAAAGGCGCAGCCGATGGTCTTGCTACCGATCCCTGGAATCGCATTTACACCACAGCAGCGGATCATGACGCCATATTCCGGCGCAATCCGGATGGGGGATTTGAGCTGATTGCGACCGATCCCAGATTTGTATGGCCGGATGGAATCTTTGCGGACTCCCGGTATGTCTATGTCGTTCTTGGCCAATGGAGCCGCCTGCCCCGCCTGCATGATGGCCATGATCTGCGCAAACCGCCTTTTCTGGTTGCGAAAGTGCCTATTGCGCCTCCTTCATCGCAATGA
- a CDS encoding DUF488 family protein codes for MENSLSNVNLAGEARSSSCHPFYTIGHSTLALPDFIALLRHYGVTLIADVRAFPYSRRNRDYDGASLQPELAIQGIGYSHFPELGGRRPRSKTVPAETNAFWRVQSFHNYADYALGDDFHRGLVRLIEAGQQATVAIMCAEVLWWRCHRRIVTDYLLAHGVTVFHILSMTDVVPARLTESAMIDSSQHITYPQINTSRG; via the coding sequence ATGGAAAACTCCTTATCCAATGTGAACCTCGCAGGAGAGGCAAGATCATCTTCGTGCCATCCATTCTACACCATTGGGCACTCCACGCTTGCACTACCTGATTTTATTGCACTTTTGCGCCATTATGGCGTGACACTGATCGCGGATGTGAGGGCTTTTCCCTATTCCCGGCGTAATCGGGACTATGATGGCGCCAGTCTCCAGCCGGAGCTGGCGATACAGGGGATCGGGTATAGCCATTTTCCAGAGCTTGGTGGACGACGACCACGGTCGAAGACGGTGCCAGCGGAGACCAACGCATTCTGGCGGGTCCAGAGTTTTCATAATTATGCGGATTATGCGCTTGGAGACGATTTTCACCGGGGTCTCGTCCGGCTTATCGAGGCGGGACAGCAGGCGACTGTTGCGATCATGTGTGCGGAGGTGCTCTGGTGGCGCTGCCACAGGCGCATCGTTACCGACTATCTTCTGGCTCATGGGGTGACAGTCTTTCATATTCTGTCCATGACGGATGTCGTTCCCGCGCGCCTCACTGAGTCAGCAATGATTGATAGTAGCCAGCACATTACTTACCCACAGATAAACACTTCCAGAGGCTGA